A window of the Garciella nitratireducens DSM 15102 genome harbors these coding sequences:
- the ypeB gene encoding germination protein YpeB: protein MKNRKVIIWILIGSFMISAIWGLIQYYQKEQYQTFLENQYQNDFYTLLNSVEGIEALLSKSMVVQSNEKLASIFSETWKNADRAQDSLNRLPISHQALNETSKFLSQLGDFSHSCGEQIMKGENLTDKQWVDLEKLHNNCVDLMNSLQKMHQEIMKNPIQFVHINREKNRLFTRASDQMTSIENNFIDMGKATANGPKLIYDGPFSEHLFSMQPKGLKGKDITREEGKQKAIDFLGEDRIEKITSLGSGEGTITTYSYEAVPTNEKGDRRVFIEVSKKGGHILWMMDSKVVREINYTMSNALEKAQEFLKEKGFENMVPSYAEQYNGVGIFNFAYQQNGVLIYPDLIKVQVALDNREIVGFEAQGFYVSHEERQIPKPKISLEEARNKVNDRLNIFKERMAIIPTSYQEEILCYEFKGTFQEDTFIVYINAETGKEQEILKVIRTDSGNLTI from the coding sequence ATGAAAAATAGAAAAGTAATTATATGGATACTCATTGGTTCTTTTATGATTTCAGCAATTTGGGGATTAATTCAATATTACCAAAAAGAGCAGTATCAAACTTTTTTAGAGAATCAATATCAAAATGATTTTTATACTTTACTAAATTCTGTGGAAGGAATAGAAGCTTTGCTTTCAAAATCTATGGTTGTTCAGTCTAACGAGAAATTAGCATCTATATTCTCTGAAACATGGAAAAATGCAGATAGAGCTCAAGATAGTTTGAATCGATTGCCTATTAGTCATCAAGCATTAAATGAAACCTCTAAATTTTTGAGCCAATTAGGAGATTTTTCTCATTCTTGTGGAGAACAAATTATGAAGGGAGAAAATTTAACAGATAAACAATGGGTAGATTTAGAAAAATTACATAATAATTGTGTAGATTTAATGAATTCCCTTCAAAAAATGCATCAGGAGATTATGAAAAATCCTATACAATTTGTACATATAAATCGAGAGAAAAACAGACTTTTTACAAGAGCTTCTGATCAAATGACTTCTATAGAAAACAATTTTATAGATATGGGAAAGGCCACTGCTAATGGTCCAAAATTAATTTATGATGGACCTTTTTCGGAACATTTATTTAGTATGCAACCTAAAGGGTTAAAGGGAAAAGACATAACTCGAGAAGAAGGAAAGCAGAAAGCAATTGATTTTTTAGGAGAGGATAGGATAGAGAAAATTACCTCTCTAGGAAGTGGAGAAGGAACGATAACGACTTATAGTTATGAAGCAGTTCCTACCAATGAAAAAGGAGATAGAAGAGTTTTTATTGAAGTTAGTAAAAAAGGAGGGCATATTCTTTGGATGATGGATAGTAAAGTAGTAAGGGAGATAAATTATACAATGTCAAATGCTTTAGAAAAAGCCCAAGAATTTTTAAAAGAGAAAGGCTTTGAAAATATGGTTCCTTCCTATGCAGAACAATACAACGGAGTAGGAATATTTAATTTTGCTTATCAACAAAATGGCGTTTTGATTTACCCGGATTTAATCAAAGTGCAGGTGGCATTAGACAATAGGGAAATTGTAGGTTTTGAAGCTCAAGGATTTTATGTTTCTCATGAGGAAAGGCAAATTCCAAAGCCTAAAATTTCTTTAGAAGAAGCCAGAAATAAAGTGAATGATCGTTTAAACATTTTTAAAGAAAGAATGGCAATCATTCCTACTTCCTATCAAGAAGAGATTTTATGCTATGAATTTAAAGGGACTTTTCAAGAAGATACTTTTATTGTTTATATCAATGCAGAAACGGGAAAAGAACAGGAAATATTAAAAGTAATAAGAACCGATAGTGGAAATTTAACCATATAA